The genomic stretch ATCCCGAGCCATCGCCCTTTGCCCAGTTTACGCCATCAAAACAGGCACTTGGGAAACATCGGGAAACCCGAGGGTTCGAGCTCGATGTCCCAGTAGAGGTAGGTGACCGGGCAGATATGGGCGGCGACCACCTTGGCCTCTCTGCCCGCAACGCCCGTCGACATCCCACAGGGTGCAAACGGATTCAGCCAGTCCAAAAATGCCATTCCTTTCACCTTTAGCCGATCTGTCCGCCAGCTTCAGGAGAAGAGTGTCAGCGACGCCAGTTTCCGCCAACCCTTACGGCGCGCGCATCGATAAAATGGCGAACAAGCCCTCAGCTACCGGCCCCGCCGATGGGCTACGGCCGCACCTGCCGCTGCCGCCAATCAAGCGGTGAAATTCCGGCGCAACGCAGGAAGAAGCGTGAGAAATATGAAGGGTCGGCGAACCCCAGCTGGTAGCCGACCTCGGCGACGGACAGGGTCGAATAGGCCAGGAGCCGCCGCGCCTCCAGCATCTGGCGATCATGGATGAGCTGCAGCGGCGTCCGCCCGACCACCTCCATACAGGCGCGCACCAGAGTCGATCGCGCAACCCCGACCTCCTTGGCCAAGGCCTGAACCGAGCCGGGATCCGCAAGGCGACGCTCCACAGCGGCGCGGTAGGACTGGACCACCCGGACCGCAGTCGTGACGACCGTTCGCGCCGCTGGGCCGCCGCACGCCACATGGGACAGCACAACCAGGGCCCAACCGGCCAAGGCCGCCCCCCGCCCCGCCGACGCGCCGCCGAAGGCCTCCAGCAAGGCGGCGAAGGCGGCGTCCAGTGCGTCGGCGCGAGACGGCACGGCGACCACAGGCTGGGCGACGCCTCCGCCATGCACCGCAAGGAAATCCCCCGACACCATCAGCACGAAGCCGTCGCTTCCTTCCTCGAATTCGAAACCATGCACTGCGCCCGCCGGTATGGCGACCAGCAGGCCAGGCGAGAGCGTGAAGACATCGGCGTCTAGGGTCATGCGCCCGCCGCCCGACTGCACCCAGAGAATCTGGAGGAGATCCCCGTGCCGATGCGGCAGGATCCGCCAACGGTTGGGGCGGCTCCGCGACGCCAGGGTCTCTACATGTAAAGGCTCTACATCGGCGCCGATCTCTCCGTAGAGGCCGTACCGGGGAAAGGGACCAGGGTCAGGCGCCTTTTGCATGATCCAAAAATGCCATTTTCAGGTCAGTCCGTCCATCGCCTCTTTCCAGCGACGTCGTCAGTCTGTCGGCAATCATAAGGGAGGCATCATTGGACCACCGCACCCAGGTCGCCATCATCGGCGCGGGGCCCGCCGGCCTGTTGCTCGCTCACAAGCTGCGACGCGCGGGCGTCGATTGTCTCGTGATCGAACGACGAGACCGAGACTATGTCGAAGGCCGCGTCCGCGCCGGCGTGCTCGAACAGGTCACGGTCGATCTTCTGGCGGAACTCGGCCTCGACCAACGCCTCAGACGCGAAGGTCTTGTTCACGGCGGAACGCGCCTTTCGGCGGACGGCCAGTCCTTCCGCATCGACTTCGCCGCCGCGACCGGCGGCCGGACCGTGATGGTCTATGGCCAGCAGGAGGTCATGAAAGACCTCTTCGACGCCGCCCCGGATCACGACGTCTCCATCGTGTTCAACGCCGAGGACGTGGCCCTGTCGGATCTGGACACGGACCGGCCTGTCGTGCGCTGGCGCAAGGACGACCAGACCCATACGCTGAGATGCGACTATGTCGCCGGATGCGACGGCTATCACGGCGTCAGCCGCGCCTCGATCCCCGCCACGGTGCTGCGGACATTTGAGAAGGTCTATCCGTTTGGATGGCTCGGCATCATCGCCGAGGCGCCGCCCGTCGATCACGAACTGATCTACGCCAACCATAGGCGCGGCTTCGCCTTGGCCAGCATGCGTTCACCGACCCGCAGCCGCTATTATGTGCAATGCCCGATCGCGGATCGTGTCGAGGATTGGAGCGACGACCGCTTTTACGAT from Brevundimonas sp. SL130 encodes the following:
- a CDS encoding helix-turn-helix domain-containing protein encodes the protein MQKAPDPGPFPRYGLYGEIGADVEPLHVETLASRSRPNRWRILPHRHGDLLQILWVQSGGGRMTLDADVFTLSPGLLVAIPAGAVHGFEFEEGSDGFVLMVSGDFLAVHGGGVAQPVVAVPSRADALDAAFAALLEAFGGASAGRGAALAGWALVVLSHVACGGPAARTVVTTAVRVVQSYRAAVERRLADPGSVQALAKEVGVARSTLVRACMEVVGRTPLQLIHDRQMLEARRLLAYSTLSVAEVGYQLGFADPSYFSRFFLRCAGISPLDWRQRQVRP
- the pobA gene encoding 4-hydroxybenzoate 3-monooxygenase; the protein is MDHRTQVAIIGAGPAGLLLAHKLRRAGVDCLVIERRDRDYVEGRVRAGVLEQVTVDLLAELGLDQRLRREGLVHGGTRLSADGQSFRIDFAAATGGRTVMVYGQQEVMKDLFDAAPDHDVSIVFNAEDVALSDLDTDRPVVRWRKDDQTHTLRCDYVAGCDGYHGVSRASIPATVLRTFEKVYPFGWLGIIAEAPPVDHELIYANHRRGFALASMRSPTRSRYYVQCPIADRVEDWSDDRFYDELAIRLGDDSRNLVRGPSIEKSIAPLRSFVAEPMRWGRLFLAGDAAHIVPPTGAKGLNLAASDVVILARGLIDACLRDDTVALDHYSDQALRRVWKAERFSWWFTSLTHRFPDTSDLDRRLQIAELDYLRQSAAAQAVLAENYVGLPLEAR